One window of the Pseudomonadota bacterium genome contains the following:
- a CDS encoding AI-2E family transporter, protein MTPKGTRAAFIVFFMALVAAFLYMASPLMIPAFVACIVSIIFYPLYQRLERLVRRRRYAAAGLATLLCFAVVLIPLAAMVGMLSVKLVGFAMRLAQQIQAGHLGQYIDGAGVAINERLALLPGGEELVVNLREMLIEGLKGIANFLYQYSPQVLSSTASIAVNLVLIAIFLVVFFAEGSRIFSWMLKILPISAVHQKEISREIRVMISALLFGMIGTAIVQGILMGVGFWAADFQNPAMWGMIAALVAFIPIIGAAFIYTGACIALVIMGRWEAAAAFLLYGLLIVSSVDNFLRPLVMRGRINVHPVLLFVALLGGIRAFGPIGAIFGPVLLAVFLASLRIYQREFTQS, encoded by the coding sequence ATGACACCAAAGGGCACGCGGGCGGCATTCATCGTATTCTTCATGGCGCTCGTCGCCGCGTTTCTTTACATGGCATCGCCGCTCATGATCCCGGCGTTCGTGGCGTGCATCGTGTCGATCATCTTCTATCCTCTGTACCAGAGGCTGGAGCGGCTCGTGAGGCGCAGGCGGTACGCGGCCGCGGGGCTGGCAACCCTGCTGTGCTTCGCGGTGGTGCTCATCCCGCTGGCGGCGATGGTGGGCATGCTCAGCGTGAAGCTCGTGGGATTTGCGATGAGGCTGGCCCAGCAGATCCAGGCCGGGCACCTGGGTCAATACATCGACGGTGCCGGCGTGGCGATAAACGAGCGGCTCGCCTTGCTGCCCGGCGGCGAGGAGCTGGTCGTGAACCTCCGCGAGATGCTCATAGAGGGGCTCAAGGGCATCGCCAATTTCCTGTACCAGTACTCGCCTCAGGTCCTCTCCTCCACCGCCTCCATTGCGGTCAACCTCGTGCTGATCGCCATATTCCTGGTCGTGTTCTTCGCGGAGGGGAGCAGGATATTCTCGTGGATGCTGAAGATCCTGCCGATATCGGCCGTGCATCAGAAGGAGATATCGCGCGAGATAAGGGTGATGATCTCGGCGCTGTTGTTCGGAATGATCGGCACCGCGATCGTGCAGGGCATCCTCATGGGGGTCGGGTTCTGGGCCGCCGACTTTCAGAACCCGGCGATGTGGGGCATGATCGCGGCGCTCGTAGCCTTCATACCCATCATCGGCGCCGCATTCATCTACACAGGCGCCTGCATAGCGCTCGTGATCATGGGACGATGGGAGGCTGCGGCGGCGTTTCTGCTGTACGGGTTGCTGATCGTCTCGAGTGTGGACAACTTTCTCAGGCCGCTGGTCATGCGGGGCAGGATAAACGTGCACCCCGTGCTCCTCTTCGTGGCGCTGCTGGGCGGGATCAGGGCCTTCGGACCCATAGGCGCGATCTTCGGCCCGGTGCTGCTCGCCGTGTTCCTCGCGTCGCTTCGGATCTACCAGCGGGAGTTCACACAGAGCTGA
- a CDS encoding YcbK family protein: MRKSAVAICLSLSLSTAAAAAQIQSRYFLHGDGKLSLASGKGPAAFHGRYRNPDGTYSEDAMRRINAIFSARWGDPVLGVSPRLIEFIDYLQDRFDPNALVTITSGFRSPEHNTRLRDRVALAARASLHQYGMAADLWIKGVPSKCIWEAIRDDGLGGAGYYHGRNVHVDVGPARFWDETSSGVDTDASLNNRLIGLVADRDIYLPGEQIELRFIRMTAFPIGLRPEMRLEAQDKKGRWKKAEEFSPAIAAEGKPCVSMASVRDMAGIGWPLPERLGPGRYRAVASFCDNDYEGMPSEVASPEFEVRAR; the protein is encoded by the coding sequence ATGAGAAAGAGCGCCGTCGCCATCTGCCTGTCCCTTTCGCTCTCGACCGCGGCCGCGGCCGCTCAAATCCAGTCGCGCTACTTCCTGCACGGCGACGGCAAGCTCAGCCTCGCCTCCGGCAAGGGGCCCGCCGCATTCCACGGCAGATACCGCAACCCCGACGGCACATACTCGGAAGATGCGATGAGGAGGATAAACGCGATCTTCTCCGCCCGCTGGGGCGACCCGGTCCTCGGCGTGTCGCCGAGGCTCATCGAGTTCATAGATTACCTGCAGGACCGCTTCGACCCGAACGCGCTCGTCACCATAACGTCCGGCTTCCGGAGCCCTGAGCACAACACGCGCCTGAGGGACAGGGTGGCGCTCGCGGCGAGGGCGAGCCTCCACCAGTACGGCATGGCTGCGGACCTCTGGATCAAGGGGGTGCCATCCAAGTGCATCTGGGAGGCGATCAGGGACGATGGCCTGGGTGGGGCCGGCTACTACCACGGCAGGAACGTACACGTCGACGTGGGGCCTGCCCGCTTCTGGGACGAGACATCCTCCGGCGTGGACACCGACGCCTCCCTCAACAACAGGCTCATAGGCCTGGTCGCGGACCGCGACATCTACCTTCCGGGCGAGCAGATCGAGCTCCGATTCATCCGCATGACCGCGTTCCCCATAGGCCTCAGGCCAGAGATGAGGCTCGAGGCGCAGGACAAAAAGGGGCGATGGAAAAAGGCGGAGGAGTTCTCCCCTGCGATAGCGGCCGAGGGCAAACCCTGCGTCAGCATGGCCTCGGTGAGGGACATGGCCGGGATCGGATGGCCCCTCCCTGAGCGGCTGGGGCCTGGCCGCTACCGCG